A stretch of Paenibacillus peoriae DNA encodes these proteins:
- the metH gene encoding methionine synthase, producing MDKVSLQDALQRRILLLDGAMGTMIQQEDLSPDDFGGEELEGCNEMLVLTRPDVIQGIHEAYLKAGADLIETNTFGATSVVLADYDIPERAREINLVAAKLARNAVDKYSTADKPRFVVGAMGPTTKTLSVTGGVTFAELIDSYQEQALALIEGGVDVLLLETSQDTLNVKAGSIGIRQAFEQTGIELPLMISGTIEPMGTTLAGQNIESFCISLEHLHPISIGLNCATGPEFMRDHIRSLSEMSSAAISCYPNAGLPDENGQYHESPDSLARKMAAFAEKGWLNIAGGCCGTTPDHIRVMSESMAQFEPRPLVGHHPPAVSGIEPVYIEQDNRPYMVGERTNVLGSRKFKRLIVEGKYEEASEIARAQVKSGAHVIDICVQDPDRDEMTDMEAFLKLVVNKVKVPLVIDTTDIKVIDKALQYSQGKAIINSINLEDGEEKFENMAPLIHKYGAAVVVGTIDERGQAISREDKLEVAKRSYDLLVNRYGLAAEDLIFDTLVFPVGTGDEQYIGSAKETIEGIRIIKEALPGVHTILGISNVSFGLPEAGREVLNSVYLYECTKAGLDYAIVNTEKLERYASIPEHERKLAEDLIYKTNDDTLSAFVAAFRNKKVEKKEKISNLSLEERLASYVVEGSKEGLIPDLEQALVKYSSLEIINGPLMKGMEEVGRLFNNNELIVAEVLQSAEVMKASVAYLEPFMEKNESSVKGKILLATVKGDVHDIGKNLVEIILSNNGYHIVNLGIKVPPERIIEAYREEKADMIGLSGLLVKSAQQMVLTAQDLKNANIDIPIMVGGAALTRKFTKNRIRPEYDGLVAYAKDAMDGLDIANKLMNPESRKKMAEEMEAEREAEAAIVVEAKPLPKLTRAVRSNIAQDLPVYIPPDTDRHVLRNYPLNYILPYVNMQMLMGHHLGLKGNVEQLLASEDPKAIQLKETVDSIMFEAVTDGIIQAHAMYRFFPAQSQGNQILIYDPSDVSKVLHTFTFPRQQVEPYLCLADFLKSVESGVMDYVGFMVVTAGHGIQQISTQWKDKGDYLRSHALQAVALEVAEGLAERLHHIIRDSWGFPDPADMTMKQRHGARYQGIRVSFGYPACPDLEEQGPLFQLLKPEDIGVELTEGFMMEPEASVSAMVFSHPQAQYFNVEKV from the coding sequence TTGGATAAAGTTAGCTTGCAGGATGCATTACAACGAAGAATACTCCTTCTTGATGGGGCCATGGGCACCATGATTCAACAGGAAGACCTTTCCCCCGATGATTTTGGTGGGGAAGAGCTGGAGGGCTGTAATGAAATGCTGGTCTTAACGAGACCGGATGTCATTCAAGGGATTCATGAAGCATACTTGAAGGCCGGAGCAGACCTAATTGAAACGAATACATTTGGAGCAACATCCGTCGTTTTGGCGGATTACGATATACCAGAACGTGCCCGTGAAATTAATCTGGTGGCGGCCAAACTGGCGCGTAACGCGGTGGATAAATACAGCACTGCGGACAAGCCTCGCTTTGTAGTAGGAGCTATGGGCCCAACCACGAAAACCTTGTCTGTCACAGGTGGTGTTACATTTGCTGAGCTGATTGACAGCTATCAAGAGCAGGCCTTGGCGCTTATTGAAGGCGGCGTGGATGTACTCCTTTTGGAAACCTCACAGGATACGCTTAACGTCAAAGCTGGAAGTATCGGAATTCGGCAGGCTTTTGAGCAGACAGGTATCGAGCTTCCGCTAATGATTTCAGGCACGATTGAGCCTATGGGAACGACGTTGGCTGGACAAAATATCGAATCCTTTTGCATATCACTGGAACACTTGCATCCAATTTCAATTGGGTTGAATTGTGCTACAGGTCCAGAGTTTATGCGTGATCATATTCGCTCTCTGTCTGAAATGTCCTCTGCAGCTATTAGCTGTTATCCAAATGCGGGCTTGCCCGACGAAAATGGTCAATACCATGAATCGCCTGATTCATTAGCACGTAAAATGGCTGCTTTCGCTGAAAAAGGCTGGCTGAATATTGCTGGGGGATGTTGTGGTACCACGCCTGATCATATTCGAGTTATGAGTGAAAGTATGGCGCAGTTTGAGCCGCGCCCGCTGGTAGGTCATCATCCTCCTGCCGTATCAGGCATTGAGCCTGTATATATTGAACAGGACAATCGTCCGTATATGGTTGGTGAGCGAACGAATGTTCTGGGATCCCGCAAATTCAAGCGTTTGATTGTGGAAGGCAAATATGAAGAGGCGTCTGAAATTGCCCGTGCTCAGGTAAAAAGCGGAGCGCATGTCATTGATATTTGTGTGCAGGACCCGGACCGCGATGAAATGACGGATATGGAAGCGTTTTTGAAACTGGTTGTAAACAAGGTAAAAGTACCTTTGGTGATAGATACAACGGATATTAAAGTCATTGATAAAGCACTTCAATATTCGCAAGGTAAGGCGATTATTAACTCCATTAATTTGGAGGATGGTGAAGAGAAATTTGAGAACATGGCTCCTCTTATTCATAAGTACGGCGCCGCTGTTGTTGTTGGTACGATTGATGAACGCGGACAGGCTATTTCGCGTGAGGATAAGCTTGAGGTAGCTAAACGTTCTTATGATCTGTTGGTGAACCGTTACGGTTTGGCAGCAGAGGATCTAATCTTTGATACGCTCGTATTTCCAGTAGGAACAGGTGATGAGCAATATATCGGTTCAGCTAAGGAAACGATTGAGGGTATTCGCATTATTAAAGAGGCGCTTCCCGGAGTGCATACTATCTTGGGCATCAGTAACGTTTCTTTTGGTTTGCCGGAAGCGGGTCGTGAAGTGCTCAATTCCGTCTACTTATATGAATGTACCAAAGCAGGTCTGGACTATGCGATTGTAAACACTGAGAAGCTTGAGCGTTATGCATCCATTCCAGAGCATGAGCGGAAACTTGCGGAAGACTTGATCTATAAAACAAATGACGATACTTTATCCGCTTTTGTAGCAGCTTTTCGTAACAAGAAAGTGGAGAAAAAAGAAAAGATATCAAACCTTTCGCTCGAAGAAAGACTGGCTTCCTACGTAGTGGAGGGAAGTAAGGAGGGACTCATTCCGGATCTGGAGCAAGCGCTTGTGAAATATTCTTCGCTGGAGATTATTAACGGCCCGCTGATGAAGGGGATGGAGGAAGTAGGACGACTGTTTAACAATAACGAATTGATTGTAGCAGAGGTGCTGCAAAGCGCTGAAGTAATGAAGGCGTCCGTGGCTTATTTAGAGCCGTTCATGGAGAAGAATGAATCCTCAGTAAAAGGTAAGATTTTGTTGGCTACAGTCAAAGGTGATGTGCATGACATTGGTAAGAATCTGGTGGAGATTATTCTATCCAACAATGGTTACCATATTGTGAATCTGGGTATAAAAGTACCACCAGAACGCATTATTGAGGCTTACCGTGAAGAAAAGGCCGACATGATTGGCTTATCCGGGTTGCTTGTTAAATCGGCACAACAAATGGTGCTGACCGCACAGGATTTGAAAAATGCGAATATTGATATTCCAATAATGGTGGGTGGAGCTGCTTTAACACGTAAGTTCACTAAAAATCGTATCCGTCCTGAGTATGATGGTCTGGTTGCCTATGCAAAGGATGCTATGGATGGCCTAGATATTGCCAATAAGCTTATGAATCCTGAGTCCCGTAAAAAAATGGCCGAGGAGATGGAGGCTGAGCGAGAAGCTGAAGCGGCAATCGTCGTGGAAGCCAAGCCGCTCCCTAAACTCACTCGAGCTGTGCGCTCTAACATTGCTCAGGATCTGCCCGTCTATATTCCACCAGATACGGATCGCCATGTACTGCGTAACTATCCACTGAATTATATTTTGCCTTACGTGAATATGCAGATGCTAATGGGGCATCATCTTGGTTTAAAAGGCAATGTTGAGCAGCTGCTGGCTTCGGAAGATCCGAAAGCGATTCAGTTGAAGGAAACCGTGGACAGCATCATGTTTGAAGCTGTGACAGACGGAATCATCCAGGCACATGCCATGTATCGTTTCTTTCCAGCGCAGTCGCAAGGGAATCAAATTCTGATCTATGATCCGTCGGATGTGAGCAAGGTACTGCACACATTTACATTTCCGCGCCAGCAGGTAGAGCCTTATCTGTGTCTGGCTGATTTCTTGAAATCAGTGGAATCCGGAGTTATGGACTATGTGGGTTTCATGGTCGTTACAGCTGGTCATGGGATTCAGCAGATATCTACCCAGTGGAAAGATAAAGGGGATTATCTGCGCTCGCATGCACTTCAAGCGGTAGCACTCGAAGTAGCAGAAGGGTTAGCGGAACGGCTTCACCATATTATCAGGGATAGCTGGGGTTTTCCGGACCCTGCCGATATGACAATGAAACAGCGGCACGGTGCCAGATATCAAGGCATTCGGGTATCCTTTGGCTACCCTGCATGTCCAGATCTGGAGGAACAGGGGCCGTTGTTCCAGTTGTTAAAACCTGAGGATATTGGCGTTGAGCTGACGGAAGGGTTTATGATGGAACCGGAGGCTTCTGTATCAGCCATGGTGTTCAGCCACCCTCAGGCGCAGTATTTTAACGTCGAAAAGGTTTAA
- a CDS encoding 1,2-dihydroxy-3-keto-5-methylthiopentene dioxygenase, producing MAEILIRNTNERISGEEQVREFLESHEILYEHWDASKLSGELQENFTLTDDQKAAVLKTFEPEIKDLAARRGYKIWDVITLSEATPNLDDLLAKFEQIHTHTEDEIRAIVAGKGIFIIKGPEEIGYFNVELSPGDVISVPENIPHFFTLMENQKIVAVRLFIEENGWIAEPFEDPTFIKA from the coding sequence ATGGCCGAAATCTTAATACGTAATACGAATGAAAGAATTAGCGGTGAAGAACAAGTACGTGAATTTCTGGAGAGTCACGAGATATTGTATGAACATTGGGATGCTTCCAAATTGTCCGGGGAACTGCAAGAGAACTTTACCTTAACAGATGATCAAAAGGCCGCTGTTCTCAAAACATTTGAACCCGAAATCAAGGATTTAGCCGCACGTCGCGGATATAAAATATGGGACGTTATCACTCTATCTGAAGCAACGCCGAATTTGGACGATCTGCTGGCCAAGTTTGAGCAAATTCACACCCATACCGAGGATGAAATCCGTGCCATTGTCGCTGGTAAAGGCATCTTTATCATTAAAGGACCTGAAGAGATCGGCTATTTTAACGTAGAGCTTTCACCGGGGGACGTTATCTCCGTACCCGAAAATATACCTCACTTTTTCACTTTAATGGAGAATCAAAAGATCGTGGCAGTCCGCTTGTTCATTGAAGAAAATGGCTGGATTGCGGAACCGTTCGAAGATCCAACCTTCATTAAAGCATAA
- a CDS encoding HAD family hydrolase yields MTIQAVMFDLDDTLLWDERSVEEAFDAACQTGSREAGVDPKALEEAVRKEARALYESYETFSFTQMIGINPFEGLWANFTAGEQPEFRQLEQLAPVYRKESWRRGLQQLGIDNEKLAEKLATQFASERRARPHVYEETFEILEQLKGQYKLLLLTNGSPDLQQEKLDGVPQLAPFFDHVVISGSFGRGKPDPSIFQHALGLLGIEPEHALMVGDKLTTDIQGALAAGVHSVWVNRNAKTNTTEIKPKFQIKHLSELDGIIQSLK; encoded by the coding sequence ATGACGATTCAGGCGGTAATGTTTGATCTTGATGATACCCTTTTGTGGGATGAACGTAGTGTAGAAGAGGCATTTGATGCAGCGTGTCAAACAGGCTCCCGTGAAGCAGGTGTTGATCCAAAAGCTTTGGAGGAAGCCGTACGTAAAGAAGCACGCGCTTTGTATGAATCCTATGAAACTTTTAGTTTTACTCAAATGATCGGCATTAATCCGTTTGAAGGATTGTGGGCGAATTTTACAGCAGGTGAGCAACCTGAATTCCGTCAATTGGAACAGTTGGCCCCTGTTTATCGAAAGGAATCATGGCGCAGAGGACTCCAGCAACTAGGGATAGATAATGAGAAGTTGGCGGAAAAGCTGGCTACCCAATTTGCTTCGGAAAGACGCGCACGTCCCCATGTATATGAAGAAACGTTTGAAATTCTAGAACAATTGAAGGGACAATACAAGCTATTATTATTGACAAACGGTTCCCCTGATTTACAACAGGAGAAACTGGATGGAGTTCCTCAATTAGCTCCTTTCTTTGATCATGTGGTCATTTCAGGTTCATTTGGTCGAGGCAAGCCTGATCCGTCTATATTCCAGCATGCGTTGGGGCTTCTTGGTATTGAGCCTGAACATGCTTTAATGGTAGGAGATAAGCTGACGACTGATATTCAAGGAGCGTTGGCAGCAGGTGTTCACTCGGTGTGGGTGAACCGAAACGCCAAAACCAATACCACAGAGATCAAGCCGAAGTTCCAAATCAAGCATCTGTCTGAATTGGACGGAATTATTCAATCGTTAAAGTAA
- a CDS encoding DUF896 domain-containing protein translates to MDIDSLVQRINELARKAKSEGLTEEETTERANLREIYLGNIRRNFRQQLETIEFVDDDTSKGNDGLKH, encoded by the coding sequence TTGGATATAGACAGCTTGGTACAGCGCATTAATGAATTAGCGCGCAAAGCAAAATCCGAGGGATTAACAGAAGAGGAAACCACAGAACGTGCCAACCTTCGGGAAATTTATTTAGGTAACATTCGCCGTAATTTTCGGCAGCAGCTAGAAACGATTGAATTTGTGGACGATGATACATCGAAGGGAAATGACGGGCTGAAGCATTAA
- a CDS encoding LysM peptidoglycan-binding domain-containing protein, producing the protein MKYSTYQSIFPMNIENLQETRKEGRARFMQIITHTLLLKLLIIMIVAWIAGAGVLTVFAAPSASKEEVTKLTVQPGDTLWQIAANHKPERMDTRVYIEGIVRINGLEDRGVQAGQVLKLPDL; encoded by the coding sequence ATGAAATATAGCACCTATCAAAGTATTTTTCCAATGAATATAGAAAATTTACAGGAGACCCGAAAAGAGGGTAGGGCGCGTTTTATGCAGATTATTACCCATACTCTTTTACTTAAGCTTCTTATTATAATGATTGTTGCTTGGATTGCAGGAGCAGGTGTACTTACGGTTTTCGCGGCTCCTTCAGCTTCCAAGGAAGAAGTGACTAAACTGACAGTACAACCTGGGGATACGTTGTGGCAGATTGCCGCGAATCATAAACCGGAACGAATGGATACACGGGTATATATAGAAGGAATTGTGCGGATTAACGGTTTAGAGGATCGGGGAGTGCAGGCAGGTCAGGTACTCAAGCTTCCTGACTTATGA
- the lexA gene encoding transcriptional repressor LexA — protein sequence MSKISSRQQAILEFIRNEVRLKGYPPSVREIGEAVGLASSSTVHGHLDRLEKKGLIRRDPTKPRAIELLGQDESDNSNLINYSISRVPVVGKVTAGLPITATENIEDYFPLPQHFVGEDKIFMLSVVGESMIEAGIANGDYVIVRQQQTADNGDIVVAMTDEDEATVKTFYKEKDHIRLQPENPAFEPLRLTHVSILGKVVGLFRDFH from the coding sequence ATGTCTAAGATTTCGAGCCGCCAGCAGGCCATTCTTGAATTTATCCGCAATGAAGTGCGTCTAAAGGGATACCCCCCTTCTGTACGCGAAATAGGCGAGGCTGTCGGATTGGCCTCCAGTTCTACGGTTCACGGTCATTTGGATCGTTTAGAGAAAAAAGGACTCATTCGCCGCGATCCTACAAAACCACGGGCTATTGAGTTACTCGGTCAAGACGAATCGGATAACAGCAACTTGATTAATTACTCCATTAGTCGTGTCCCCGTCGTCGGCAAAGTAACCGCTGGTCTTCCTATTACGGCGACAGAAAATATTGAAGATTACTTTCCTCTTCCCCAACACTTTGTTGGTGAGGATAAAATATTCATGTTATCTGTTGTAGGCGAAAGCATGATTGAGGCTGGGATTGCTAACGGAGACTATGTAATCGTACGTCAGCAGCAGACCGCTGATAATGGCGATATTGTTGTAGCTATGACAGATGAAGACGAAGCTACAGTTAAAACCTTCTACAAAGAAAAAGATCATATCCGGCTTCAACCTGAAAATCCAGCCTTTGAACCGCTTCGTCTGACACACGTCAGTATTTTGGGCAAAGTTGTAGGACTCTTCCGGGACTTCCACTGA
- a CDS encoding GNAT family N-acetyltransferase → MIIKMSLSNMGDFKKSNENNGFIVSGKIIPKYENNIWSYIEESFPEPYFKQYEDDDVDISYINEQGKSIFLYYDENDCVGKIKLCTNWNGYALIEDIVVAKDWRHKGIGAALLSKATEWAKQNNLVGLMLETQDVNILACQFYAKNNFVIGGVDTMLYSNFSTAHEKAIFWYYKFKYSN, encoded by the coding sequence ATGATAATTAAAATGTCACTTTCAAATATGGGGGATTTTAAAAAGTCAAATGAGAATAACGGCTTTATTGTGTCAGGAAAAATTATACCTAAATACGAGAACAACATTTGGTCATATATAGAAGAAAGTTTTCCCGAACCATATTTTAAACAGTATGAGGATGATGACGTCGATATCAGTTATATTAATGAACAAGGAAAATCTATTTTTTTATATTATGATGAGAACGACTGTGTTGGGAAAATTAAACTTTGTACTAATTGGAATGGCTATGCTCTAATTGAGGATATTGTCGTCGCTAAAGACTGGAGACACAAGGGAATCGGAGCAGCCTTATTGAGTAAAGCAACCGAGTGGGCTAAGCAGAATAATCTTGTTGGCCTTATGCTTGAAACACAGGATGTGAATATTTTAGCTTGTCAATTCTATGCTAAAAATAACTTTGTAATCGGCGGAGTTGATACTATGCTATATTCTAATTTTTCCACAGCCCATGAGAAAGCGATTTTTTGGTATTATAAGTTTAAGTATTCAAATTAG